CGTCGAAACGCCGAAAACTCCCGGCCCTGACGCAGCAACGCTCCTACGGGCAGAATTGCGTCCTCGCAGCTTACTGCTACGCACCCATAATCGATCAGAGTTTTCTCAGGTTTGCCCACCTCGCGACGAGCGGGAGCCGAGAAGAATTCGGCGCCGTATTCCAGGTGATTCTGCCGCTTCCCCGGACCGTAAAAAGCATAACAAGTCGGGCTACGATGAGGATTAACAAACCGCTGGACGAAAGTCAGGAGCCGATGGAAATCGAGGAGATCAGCTACACGGAgccatcgattcccgtcgtcATCCTCGATCCGTCAGCTATCAAGACTGAAAAGCTCGACGAGGAGGAGACTGAGCCTTCCAACGTTCGGCCGAAGGTCATCCTCAGGGAATCGAAGCTGTCCAACATCCGGGAGGGTCCGTCGACCGGACGCGAAGCAGCGGAAGTCGAGGAAGTCGCGGAAGCCGAGGAACCTGTGGCGGAGGGGTTGACGAGGTCGGACGCTTATCAACGAACGAAATCCACGCTGCGGTCTCTCGTGCGTTCGAAAGAAGTCGCCGCGACGGAAACGCAAGGGAGGAAAACCAGGTTCTACTATTTTTGGCAGACGATATTCTTCGTTCTTTTTCCCATCGCCCTGATCGTTGCCGGAGTAACGATATCGCGGGACGAGTCTTACGACCTTGACTGCGTCCAGCGTTTCGACCCCGCCGAGACGATAAGGGAGTTGGAAAACCGCGTCTTCGGCCAGGCCAAGGCCGTTCAGGAGCTCGGGGTCCAGCTGACGACCCTGGAATCAAGCCGGTTCAAGATCGTCGTTTTGATCGGAGGAACGGGGATCGGGAAATCGTACGCAGCTCATATTATCAGCGAGAATTTTCCCGCCCGAAGAAACGTTTTCCACTACATCCCCCGCCTACAGCCGATGGAGAGGTACGCTTGGGAGCTGCCCTCCGACTGCGGATGCAATTTAATTGTAATCGAGAACTTGAGCAACAGAGACATCGCGGATGCGTCAGATTTCGCGGCGCGATTGGCATCGCGGGTAGCGCAGGGCAATTACTGCCTGCTGATTCTCCAAGTGATTAACGTTCACGAAATCCACGACGACCTTAAGCACACCGTTGATCTCGCGAGGAGTACCAAAGAGATTCAGGACTATTATAAGAGCAAAAATTTGAACGTCAATGTCGTCACGTTCGAACCACTCAGCAGCGATGACGTCGACAGGTGCATCGCCGAAGCCGCCAAAGAGCGGAAACTCACCCTTTCCGCTGACGAAATTCGCCGCGTTAGGCTCGGTTTGGAAATTGCCGGCAGTGGGTGCAAGGGGGCTTACGCGAAGGTTCaattatttgacaaaaaaatcgatgtttagatattatttttcactttctttcatttttttgattttttacaaatttattacgCAGTGTGGATCGCCCAGTTCTTAATTTCTGGGATTTCagtttgacgatttttatgaatagacatctcaattttttttttccttacataTAGCCGAAATTAGTCGGGGTTCTTGACGTATAGACtcagattgaaattttatggAACGATGTGCTGAATTGAAAGTCACTGCCTTTTCGTTGATTTCATTACGAGATAGTCGGACATTGatgatttatcaaatttatataatcGTGAGCAATGAcgattttcctgaaaattcaagataaaaaaatactgaaattgtAACTGCCGAGCTTAGATATCGattcttcatttcaaatcggtttgaaatggaaaaaattttagcgGATACTTTATCTTGCACTCCACGGTGGCTTATTTAGGCATGATGGAATGAAATCGATTAGGATTTGAACCATTTTAAATtgctttgaaagaaaaagtcgATATTATGGCtttaatttatacaattttaatgttagtattttttcctgaattcttaggaaaatcttattttcgaattcgTGAATTTGGTGGAAGCTCAATGAGCGACTATCccgtaataaaataagcaaataaccTTGACTCTTGGCTCATTATTATCTGTGAGTGACATCGACGACATTGTGGCATTTGAATGAAAGAACCTATAATCATGAAACGTAAAAAACTGCCGTTGACGCAATATTTCCGctgaaatttaaattctgCATCTTGGCGTTCGTAACCagataaaaattatcgaatagCCTCTTCGGTAATGACTAGATATGGTAtatatatgataaaaaaaagtcagggTCCTTTTGTAGTGGAGTTCAGGGAACATACTCGCAGAATCTTATCCTTGCTGACAGCGAAATCGACCACATTAAGAACGGTCTAAAAATTGTCGACAACAGGTGCAAGGAAGCTTACACGAAGGTTCAATTATTTAACCAAAGATTCGATGCTACATAATTAATGATTAGAATCAAGTACGtataaattgataataaattgttaTAATGGCAAGTCAGGGTGGTTCTACGTTGCAGTTAAGACGTAcgcataattttttcttagatatatttcaaacttttgaagaacaatatttttcgttacTTGAGCCGCGTAGGTCTTCTTAATTCTGTGTCCGTTATTAAGATATTTTTCGgcgttttttttccaaattatcaGTTTATCCATAGAAAGCATTGTGCCAAAGCGTATCAAGGATTTCACAAAAAGTGTTCGAGCTTCCGtctaattataattatagaaattaGTAATAACCGTTTATTATTCAGCACCACGTACTCAACAACGTTTAAATATCTTGATCAGTTTCTTTCAATTCACGATCCAATAtgcactaattgtaagtagtAAATTAAAGTACGTTGCTCAATTGTCAAAGACTTGGAATTTTAATATAACTAATATAAGTATACAACTTGTTAAGAATTCCTGCCTGATTTAACGCGATTGTGAGAAATTTATCCACCTCATGTTTGTGTGAAACCGAACGAGACGAATTGGAAAGAAGTTACTACtaaaaaaaatggcgaatGTGTGGTCTATTTAACATAGAGATtgtacaattattatatttttgggTACATTTTCTAAATAGAATTTAGGTGATATTATACTGATACTGCGTGTGCGCATCATAAAGAGTGATAAAAGACATTTCTAAGCAAAGTTTAAGTATAGCTGTGAACTAAGTTGTTTGTTATCGACAATACAATATCGATTCTTATAAATAAAACGTCACTTTTTTTAAACCAATCATTGCGTTCCGTACCCATTACTTGGTTACCTCAACAGTTACTCGTCATTATCTAGCTCAAGTATAAACGCTATTTCCTTCAAAATTTAGTCGCGTAAGATTGATGCAATGTACAAAGAATCTCCCGTAAAGAAACTGGAAGTTCGCAAGGCGGAAATTAAGACGCTAACGAGCCTTCAGATTCAACTCGCGTGTTATGTTAGTCGTAAATATtgcaatttatattttttgcaattttttatttttcattcggaCAGAGATACCGTGCcggtatgtataaaaataacgagaTTCAAGCCCGAATGGATATTTCAAGGACCGAGAAAGAAAGAACCGGGTGCACGCATACCTAGAATAATATTCGCGAACCTTTCACTTCGAGCGATTCGAGAGCTAGAGTAACGTAATTTTTATTGCTCACAATCAGTTGAATAACGTCGCCTAGTCATATCATGCGTAAAGGTCTATTGGTATAGATAGAGACGGTCTAACATAATCGCGCAGTTTAGCCACCCCGGAAATTCGACCAGTATTTATCTATGTACCAAGATCCTAATTGTCCATAGCCTGTTATATCAGATCGCCAGAGAAGCCCGCGGCTCCAGTCACCTAATTTCACGTCACTGTCATCCGATATGCTAATCTCGATCGCGGTAATTCAATTATACTTGGTCTTTTTTGCGCCATAATAAGGATCAACCCTTTTCTCCAAGTCGCCCGAGAAATTTCTCCAGGCAGTTAATTTTGGTAATAAGCGGTCACAATTTATGTTGCGTGAATCAAGTTGATATTTACTTACCACTTCGTCCAAACCAGCTTCTCAAACCATCGGAAAGAAAACGGATGGCAAAACAAACtgttcatatatatgtaccgATATCATGTGGCAGAAGTAAACGAGTACGGTACTTTTAGGATGTACAGTTCACATGGATCTAAGATTTTCTCTCATAAGACCCGGAATTacgtaattttcaaataatcgaCCCTTAGATTTGAAAAGGCTTTCGATCGCAGCTGTTCATCGCTTGTGACTTAACTATGATCGATTACTTGACGCTTGATGATGATCAATGACGTTTTGTATAACAGACACAAACTGAAGGTTACAAGGTTCGAGTACACGTTTCAAAAGCAAAATCTGCGTGCCCAATTGAGCTTGCTGAATGATTTTAAATCGAGATCGGAATGGGCAGCAGGACTTGATAATGAGAAACGATTTGACTAATTCATAAGAGTGCAGACTTTGTTTTGCATGCCAATTTCCCTCCCGTCTGCCTTGTCTACGCATGTTACTTAATTGTTACAACTAACGCGACGATCAGCAGTCTGCAGAAAACCTGACCGTGAATATAAAGACGTAGCAGAATGATTATTCGGTTACTCGCGCCTTGTGCAGGAGCGAATTCCATTCGCGCATAGTATAATTACCCATCGAATTTATACCGAGGTGTCAATAAGGCCTTTTCTCAACGTACGTCTTTGCGTATATGCTCTGCGATTATCAATGAGATCAAAATCGATCTGTATAACCGTAGATAATTCAGTATACGGCGTTTTGAGTTTCTAATTCTTATCTGATATACAAACCACCCTGCTGTCGGTAGTTCCATTCGATTTATTTTGGAGGGACAATTTGCGATCGAAGTGATTTCAAATCCTCTTGAAGGCTGCTTCGAAGCCACCTCATGGATTTCTGTATCGGGTTTGAACTCCCAAAACTTCTGATCGTGTTTAATTTAACTATAATCAGGATCATCCGATCTTAGCGTCGAGTAAAATGTGATGGGAGATTTTAACGGTGCATCGGTCAACTTTCACCGTCATTTGACGCTGTTACTCCGTACCTCCATACTTAAATGATATGTCCATTCCAGTGTTATAATGATTAGGTAACCCGGACTAGTATATTGCTAgcgtaataaaaaagaaacccaTGATCCACATGCACGAGTTTATAATATCCACGTAACCGAGGATCCTATGTTCGTAAGATTTGTAATGTAGATACGTGGGCAAGTCCATATTGTGCGTGGCAGACAGGCTGACCTAACGCGTATATTACGCATGCAACGATTATGCTACTCAAACTCGTAATCATTCGGCCTGTTTCCGCTCTTGCGACATTCGATACGAGGGTGGATTCTCCCACAGGTTTTTATTCGGACCAGACGTTGCTGcgatctattttttttttgttttttttttcaattctctaaTCATTACAGCTTTCCCAAATttattacaagaaaatacgGAAACGTAAAACCGATTCTCGCTTCCGCATTGCAGTACGATTGTTATGTCAAGAGCAAAGCTGCGGAACGTGAAAATACCGAAtgttagaagaaaaaataatgcacGAACGTTGATTTCGTATCAGTTGAAATCCAAACACGGTATCTccgtaaaaagaaatttatactACCTTGTTTAAAAACTCGGAATCGGGTGCCCGGATGAAGCCCCTTATTGGAGAACGGAAGTGACGCAGGAGCTTGGACCAGTTTAACATCGACGCGAATCAAGTTGCCGCTACTTAGGCGTAAGGTTATATTCTTGTTGCAGGAATTGGATTGAGTATTGAATTTTAG
This is a stretch of genomic DNA from Neodiprion fabricii isolate iyNeoFabr1 chromosome 2, iyNeoFabr1.1, whole genome shotgun sequence. It encodes these proteins:
- the LOC124175355 gene encoding uncharacterized protein LOC124175355 isoform X1 codes for the protein MHAGVFRPRISEEAFQILLDVMESNFAALRLPADTNQSTKNSSKRRKLPALTQQRSYGQNCVLAAYCYAPIIDQSFLRFAHLATSGSREEFGAVFQVILPLPRTVKSITSRATMRINKPLDESQEPMEIEEISYTEPSIPVVILDPSAIKTEKLDEEETEPSNVRPKVILRESKLSNIREGPSTGREAAEVEEVAEAEEPVAEGLTRSDAYQRTKSTLRSLVRSKEVAATETQGRKTRFYYFWQTIFFVLFPIALIVAGVTISRDESYDLDCVQRFDPAETIRELENRVFGQAKAVQELGVQLTTLESSRFKIVVLIGGTGIGKSYAAHIISENFPARRNVFHYIPRLQPMERYAWELPSDCGCNLIVIENLSNRDIADASDFAARLASRVAQGNYCLLILQVINVHEIHDDLKHTVDLARSTKEIQDYYKSKNLNVNVVTFEPLSSDDVDRCIAEAAKERKLTLSADEIRRVRLGLEIAGSGCKGAYAKVQLFDKKIDV
- the LOC124175355 gene encoding uncharacterized protein LOC124175355 isoform X2; this translates as MESNFAALRLPADTNQSTKNSSKRRKLPALTQQRSYGQNCVLAAYCYAPIIDQSFLRFAHLATSGSREEFGAVFQVILPLPRTVKSITSRATMRINKPLDESQEPMEIEEISYTEPSIPVVILDPSAIKTEKLDEEETEPSNVRPKVILRESKLSNIREGPSTGREAAEVEEVAEAEEPVAEGLTRSDAYQRTKSTLRSLVRSKEVAATETQGRKTRFYYFWQTIFFVLFPIALIVAGVTISRDESYDLDCVQRFDPAETIRELENRVFGQAKAVQELGVQLTTLESSRFKIVVLIGGTGIGKSYAAHIISENFPARRNVFHYIPRLQPMERYAWELPSDCGCNLIVIENLSNRDIADASDFAARLASRVAQGNYCLLILQVINVHEIHDDLKHTVDLARSTKEIQDYYKSKNLNVNVVTFEPLSSDDVDRCIAEAAKERKLTLSADEIRRVRLGLEIAGSGCKGAYAKVQLFDKKIDV